One part of the Bacteroidia bacterium genome encodes these proteins:
- a CDS encoding alanine/glycine:cation symporter family protein — protein MNQLDAATQAFSDFAWGMPLLILLIGGGLFFLFYSNLIPYRYLGHAIGILRGKYDDPNDPGDIDHYEALSTALASTIGMGNISGVAVAIATGGPGALFWMWMTAIVGMATKFFTCTLAIMYRGKDSKGDVQGGPMYFITEGLGKKWKPMATFFSVAALVGALPIFNANQFTQTLTDVLLVPAGFSDSFGTKFVIGIFITILVSLVIFGGIKRIGGVAGKLVPVMVVLYSAMVIYILLINASQVPDAFALIFEDAFSGSAVLGGALGEIIRSGVKRGAFSNEAGIGTAPMAHGAAKTAQPIREGLIAMMGPAIDTLIVCTMTALAIIITGVWEEGGSQGISLTLKAFESAMPGVGSYLLMICVSIFALSSLFTFSYYGTKSLGFLIGAEKQHYYNYFYVASICFGAAVSITSVINIIDGAYALMAFPTMIAAILMAPRVKAAAKEYFDSMQKA, from the coding sequence ATGAACCAACTCGACGCCGCTACGCAGGCTTTTTCCGACTTTGCCTGGGGCATGCCTTTATTGATTCTCCTCATTGGAGGAGGACTTTTCTTCCTGTTTTATTCCAATCTGATTCCCTATCGCTATTTGGGACATGCCATTGGTATCCTGAGAGGGAAATATGATGATCCGAATGATCCGGGTGATATTGATCACTATGAGGCATTGTCTACGGCCTTAGCATCTACGATTGGTATGGGAAACATCAGTGGAGTGGCTGTAGCCATAGCTACTGGGGGACCCGGAGCCTTGTTTTGGATGTGGATGACAGCAATAGTCGGGATGGCTACCAAATTCTTTACCTGTACCCTGGCTATTATGTACAGGGGTAAGGATAGCAAGGGGGATGTGCAGGGAGGACCTATGTATTTTATAACAGAAGGGCTTGGAAAGAAATGGAAGCCTATGGCTACTTTCTTTTCAGTAGCTGCACTGGTAGGTGCCTTGCCGATATTCAATGCCAATCAGTTCACACAAACCTTGACAGATGTTCTTCTCGTTCCTGCAGGCTTCTCTGATTCATTTGGGACCAAATTTGTTATTGGGATATTCATAACCATTCTGGTGAGTCTGGTCATATTTGGGGGGATTAAACGAATAGGCGGAGTTGCCGGAAAGTTGGTGCCTGTGATGGTTGTGCTGTACTCAGCCATGGTTATCTACATTTTGTTGATCAATGCCTCTCAAGTACCGGATGCTTTTGCTTTGATTTTTGAAGATGCTTTTTCCGGTAGTGCTGTTTTAGGAGGTGCTTTGGGAGAAATCATTCGTTCGGGGGTAAAGCGGGGAGCTTTTTCCAATGAAGCAGGTATTGGTACAGCCCCTATGGCACATGGTGCCGCCAAAACGGCTCAGCCCATTCGCGAAGGCTTGATTGCTATGATGGGACCTGCGATTGATACCCTGATCGTATGTACAATGACTGCCTTAGCCATTATCATTACGGGTGTATGGGAGGAAGGCGGCTCTCAGGGAATCAGTCTTACTCTGAAAGCTTTTGAATCGGCTATGCCGGGAGTAGGTTCTTATTTGCTGATGATCTGTGTATCTATATTCGCCCTCAGTTCTCTTTTTACCTTTTCCTATTATGGGACCAAAAGCCTGGGTTTCCTGATTGGTGCAGAAAAACAACACTATTATAATTATTTTTACGTAGCTTCTATTTGTTTTGGCGCCGCAGTCTCAATTACCTCCGTCATCAATATTATTGACGGCGCCTATGCATTGATGGCCTTTCCCACAATGATCGCTGCGATCTTGATGGCTCCGCGGGTAAAAGCTGCTGCCAAAGAGTATTTTGATTCTATGCAAAAAGCCTGA
- a CDS encoding DUF5723 family protein translates to MKHLFWLLLAVLIFNSKSDLNAQLYYDNGRQICCGDSIISGKYRALGINPAHLGRTGRTQRSGGFLQVGGSLYGQGLDLGELLDATFSDDVLNDTLKQGILGRTNPQENFEYEARLSVNWMSFSYATEKLGGIAVGVQDRVNNTGLLPNDMISLLALGQNSSTFQNANSPAELNSAADGSRISYSHIRELRIGYGRRIMKVSAFSLYAGFTYKRIWGIGYLGAEVENGLYQGLSSFAALYDINFGQLNLRDPSDRNQLLSSAGNGSGFDIGVVMDFGEKLSLGASIVDVGNLKWEKDILESEINFGEVLDDLGDGIINSYNLSEEVGNLFDLVQSSPGQEFEVPLNTRMRLNTTFRLSRKVVLHGELLTPFNKDNLTYIDPEASVFHATATVSPIRMLRINSGAYYNGRYGWRMPLGISFGFRRNSLISLSTTDILTFFTNRSPLASLSISTIGLGG, encoded by the coding sequence ATGAAACATCTATTTTGGCTCTTGCTAGCTGTTCTGATTTTCAACAGCAAGTCGGACTTAAACGCACAACTTTACTATGACAATGGTAGGCAGATCTGCTGTGGTGACAGCATAATTAGTGGAAAGTATCGAGCCCTCGGGATCAATCCCGCCCATCTGGGGCGTACTGGAAGAACCCAGCGTTCGGGAGGATTTTTACAAGTAGGAGGCAGCCTATATGGCCAGGGCCTTGATCTCGGTGAATTGCTGGATGCCACTTTCTCAGATGATGTATTGAATGATACCCTCAAGCAGGGAATTTTAGGAAGAACCAATCCTCAGGAGAATTTTGAGTATGAAGCTCGGCTGAGTGTAAACTGGATGTCATTTTCTTATGCTACTGAAAAACTGGGAGGGATAGCTGTGGGCGTTCAGGATCGAGTCAATAATACTGGTCTCCTTCCCAATGATATGATTTCCCTGTTGGCTTTGGGGCAAAACAGCTCTACCTTTCAGAATGCAAATAGTCCTGCCGAACTCAATAGTGCGGCAGATGGGAGCAGAATATCTTATTCTCATATCCGAGAACTACGAATTGGCTATGGAAGGAGGATTATGAAAGTAAGTGCCTTTAGTCTATATGCCGGCTTCACCTATAAACGCATATGGGGAATAGGCTATCTGGGAGCTGAAGTAGAAAATGGATTATATCAAGGACTATCCTCTTTTGCCGCTCTGTATGATATCAATTTCGGTCAGCTCAATTTGCGTGATCCTTCAGATCGTAATCAGCTGCTTTCCTCTGCAGGAAATGGAAGTGGCTTTGATATAGGAGTCGTCATGGATTTCGGAGAGAAGTTGAGTCTGGGGGCCTCTATCGTTGATGTCGGGAATTTGAAATGGGAAAAAGACATACTTGAAAGCGAGATCAACTTTGGGGAAGTGCTGGATGACCTCGGAGATGGAATTATCAATAGCTATAATTTATCAGAAGAAGTGGGGAATCTCTTTGATCTGGTTCAATCAAGTCCAGGTCAGGAATTTGAAGTCCCGCTTAATACCCGGATGAGGCTTAATACCACCTTCCGCTTGTCCCGTAAAGTTGTATTGCATGGGGAATTGTTGACTCCTTTTAATAAAGACAACCTGACCTATATTGATCCGGAGGCTTCAGTATTTCATGCGACTGCTACCGTCAGCCCTATCCGTATGTTGAGAATAAATAGCGGAGCCTACTACAATGGACGTTATGGTTGGCGAATGCCCCTGGGGATATCTTTCGGTTTTCGCAGAAATTCCCTGATCAGTCTATCCACAACTGACATCCTGACCTTCTTTACCAATAGAAGTCCACTGGCTTCTTTATCCATCTCGACCATTGGTCTTGGAGGCTAG
- a CDS encoding DUF2027 domain-containing protein, whose amino-acid sequence MRYRVGQRVRMLHANGEGVITALIDKHYVEVDMGDDFPLDVHVDELVAVDSGERSYLGTPIEEAKEQEESKTQLRGASILDLSLVVGKDEEGIHKIFIANPELTDKLLTLYRRQGNQYFLLDAVEIEGGAYREILALDRDELSKTRSFYIQVLAFKPGKGHPHSPYTFELSWNRSRFSQKQKQVNFLEEKAWVYSLREDKQQLDVEAISKSEFIRVKEQEAPKPQRQHIEVDLHAEALGINPYQSTSSDILQSQLAEVHKTLSDALVQNYERVVFIHGIGEGKLRKAVLEILKETTHVKNFGPADIHKYGNGATEVFFK is encoded by the coding sequence ATGAGATACCGAGTAGGCCAAAGAGTACGGATGTTGCACGCCAATGGAGAAGGGGTGATAACTGCCTTGATTGATAAGCATTATGTAGAGGTGGATATGGGAGATGACTTTCCCCTGGATGTGCATGTGGATGAATTAGTAGCTGTAGATAGTGGAGAGCGTAGTTATTTGGGAACTCCCATAGAAGAAGCCAAAGAGCAAGAAGAAAGTAAAACCCAATTAAGGGGAGCTTCTATATTGGATTTGAGTCTGGTGGTAGGTAAGGATGAAGAAGGAATTCACAAAATTTTTATCGCCAATCCTGAGTTGACAGATAAGTTGTTGACCCTATATCGTAGGCAGGGAAATCAATATTTTTTGCTGGATGCAGTAGAAATAGAAGGAGGAGCCTATCGGGAAATACTTGCCTTAGATAGAGATGAGTTATCTAAAACCCGATCCTTTTATATACAAGTACTCGCATTTAAACCGGGCAAGGGACATCCCCATAGTCCTTACACTTTTGAACTTAGCTGGAATCGTTCTCGCTTTAGTCAAAAACAAAAGCAAGTAAACTTCCTCGAAGAAAAGGCCTGGGTCTATTCCTTACGAGAGGATAAACAACAATTGGATGTTGAAGCGATCAGCAAGAGTGAATTTATTCGGGTCAAGGAGCAAGAGGCTCCAAAACCTCAAAGACAGCATATAGAAGTGGATCTGCATGCGGAGGCCTTGGGCATCAATCCTTATCAAAGTACTTCCTCTGACATTCTTCAATCTCAACTGGCAGAAGTACATAAAACCCTCTCGGATGCTTTGGTACAAAATTATGAGCGTGTGGTGTTTATTCACGGCATAGGAGAGGGAAAGCTTCGTAAGGCTGTTCTGGAAATCCTAAAGGAAACTACCCATGTCAAGAACTTTGGCCCCGCTGATATTCACAAATATGGAAATGGGGCTACAGAGGTGTTTTTTAAATAA
- a CDS encoding TPM domain-containing protein yields the protein MRSFLFSKFLLAILCLIPFSVLAQTAYTIENIPNPKNGGSGYVSDPDDILNPADELALNQLISEMEDSTTAQLAVVIVQSIGTVNPKFFTTELFNHWGIGQADVDNGLLIFTVMDQRRTEFETGYGLEGVLPDVVCYRIGMQELVPEFKLGNYGQGLINAVKAIKLNLEDPAAAAEISSNRQPSYISGNSNRTDPLLGLFLTYLGIAFLISVVMLYLAERVLYGKEELYDKYHNLRNYYWGFLVFLIPIPYAFLYLFLKRKLKKLRTQPRYSRETGALLFLLSEEEEDPYLKKGQITEEEIGSVDYDVWVSEDKEEFLILRYKKRITRYKKCPKCGYLTYYHSHSRTISSPTYYSTGKKEIVHKCKSCTYQQRKTKTIPKLVKSSSSSGSSWSSGGSSFGGSSSFGGGSSGGGGAGVSW from the coding sequence ATGAGATCCTTTCTGTTCTCAAAATTTCTCCTGGCTATCTTATGCCTAATTCCATTTTCTGTCCTCGCACAGACAGCCTATACAATTGAAAACATCCCCAATCCTAAAAACGGAGGAAGCGGATACGTGAGCGACCCCGATGATATTTTGAATCCGGCGGATGAATTGGCACTCAATCAGCTGATCTCCGAAATGGAAGATTCCACCACAGCGCAATTAGCGGTTGTAATTGTGCAGAGTATCGGCACGGTTAATCCCAAATTCTTTACCACAGAGCTTTTCAATCATTGGGGGATTGGGCAAGCGGATGTAGATAATGGGCTCCTGATCTTTACGGTTATGGACCAAAGAAGGACCGAATTTGAAACAGGCTATGGGCTAGAGGGAGTTTTGCCGGATGTAGTCTGTTATCGAATCGGTATGCAGGAATTGGTACCAGAGTTTAAACTGGGCAATTATGGACAAGGCTTGATCAATGCAGTAAAAGCTATAAAGTTAAACCTGGAAGATCCGGCGGCAGCGGCTGAAATCAGTTCCAATAGACAGCCTTCCTATATTTCAGGAAACAGTAATCGAACGGACCCTTTATTAGGTTTGTTTTTGACCTATCTGGGCATAGCTTTTTTAATAAGTGTGGTAATGTTGTATCTGGCTGAAAGGGTTTTGTATGGGAAAGAAGAACTCTATGATAAGTATCACAATCTCAGGAATTACTATTGGGGCTTTTTGGTTTTCCTCATTCCTATACCCTATGCTTTTCTCTATTTATTTCTAAAAAGAAAGCTCAAAAAACTAAGAACTCAGCCTCGGTACAGTAGAGAAACAGGGGCACTATTATTTCTTTTGTCTGAAGAAGAGGAAGATCCATATCTGAAGAAAGGGCAGATTACAGAGGAAGAAATTGGTTCGGTGGATTATGATGTATGGGTAAGTGAGGATAAGGAAGAATTTCTCATCCTACGCTATAAAAAGCGGATTACCAGGTATAAAAAATGTCCCAAGTGCGGATACCTTACCTATTATCATTCCCATAGTCGCACCATATCTTCCCCGACTTATTATTCGACGGGTAAAAAAGAAATTGTACATAAATGTAAAAGCTGTACCTATCAGCAAAGAAAAACCAAGACCATTCCGAAACTTGTTAAGTCCAGTTCTTCTTCCGGTAGTTCCTGGAGCAGCGGAGGTTCATCCTTCGGAGGAAGCAGTTCCTTTGGAGGGGGCTCTTCTGGTGGTGGGGGTGCTGGTGTAAGCTGGTGA
- a CDS encoding GNAT family N-acetyltransferase: protein MDMTIETDRLFLRPPEKGDAESMFEQYARHPEVARYLPWSVHKDIETTQTWLKEMGNSLSKETGFHGLLVPKNYGKAIGAFSAREHPFKVDVGYAIGPEFWGKGYMSEILRAVIHHYFTYTNKVRVEAICDVENTGSARVMEKAGMTREAFLPRYGTARNIEEGPRDMFMYGIIKT from the coding sequence ATGGACATGACAATAGAAACCGATCGACTATTCCTTCGGCCCCCGGAAAAGGGAGATGCCGAAAGTATGTTCGAGCAGTATGCCCGACATCCGGAAGTGGCCAGGTATTTACCCTGGTCCGTTCACAAAGACATAGAGACCACACAAACCTGGTTGAAAGAAATGGGAAACTCCCTTTCTAAAGAGACAGGATTTCACGGGCTCCTTGTTCCCAAAAACTATGGGAAGGCCATTGGTGCCTTTTCTGCCCGTGAACATCCTTTTAAAGTTGATGTCGGATATGCTATCGGACCAGAATTTTGGGGAAAGGGCTATATGTCCGAAATTCTCCGCGCAGTTATCCATCACTACTTCACCTATACAAACAAAGTTAGAGTAGAAGCGATCTGCGACGTAGAAAACACCGGCTCCGCCCGGGTAATGGAAAAAGCGGGTATGACCCGTGAAGCTTTCCTTCCCCGTTACGGAACGGCCCGGAATATTGAGGAAGGTCCCAGAGATATGTTTATGTATGGGATAATTAAGACGTAA
- a CDS encoding M28 family peptidase produces the protein MNRLHTYLFILLLSVPSLQLWAQESKDNTSKEIETHLRFLASDELGGRATGTAGNNVASAYISAFFQSNGLQEVPGATGYYQEIPFVMTTPPKEGSIQWGDKNWAVGKDFIVARGKAGNMDAEAIFVGYGIIDEENGVNDYEGLDLKGKIVVANLGQAGDENPASVIQLGAKKREWVLERGGIGLIELYRLSRIPWQFVTRRLNRARLQISNSSDISSPAATFTHIWAEDKGADLAKALKENKGTNIKIEHEGVDLEYRGSRNVLGWVEGTDPNLKNEYLLVTAHFDHVGTGPSGGRVTETDSIFNGARDNAIGTVSLMTTAKLLAANPPKRSVLFLAVTGEEMGMLGSSYYANNPLLPLNTMVFNLNCDGAGYNDKTLVSVVGFNHVDVEPIIKQGAEKNGLIAAGDPVPEQNLYDRSDNVSFASKGIPAINVSPGTKAFDAELMKYYHQVADEAESIDFVYISKFVKSFAEIASILANSDETPTWRDESKYFKAGKALYGED, from the coding sequence ATGAACAGATTACACACCTACTTATTCATTTTACTACTAAGTGTTCCTTCCCTCCAGCTTTGGGCTCAGGAGTCCAAAGACAATACCTCGAAGGAGATTGAAACACATTTACGCTTTTTGGCTTCCGATGAATTGGGAGGAAGGGCTACAGGTACTGCCGGCAACAATGTCGCCTCTGCCTATATTTCTGCCTTCTTTCAGTCCAATGGACTTCAGGAAGTGCCGGGAGCAACTGGTTATTATCAGGAAATCCCCTTTGTCATGACTACGCCTCCCAAAGAAGGGAGCATCCAATGGGGAGATAAAAACTGGGCAGTTGGTAAGGATTTTATCGTAGCTCGAGGTAAAGCTGGGAACATGGATGCCGAAGCGATTTTTGTGGGGTATGGGATTATTGATGAAGAAAATGGGGTCAATGATTATGAAGGCCTGGATTTGAAAGGAAAAATCGTTGTAGCAAATCTCGGACAGGCCGGAGATGAAAATCCTGCTTCCGTCATTCAGCTGGGTGCGAAAAAACGAGAGTGGGTCCTGGAAAGAGGAGGGATTGGCCTGATCGAATTATACAGACTTTCTCGTATTCCCTGGCAATTTGTTACCCGTCGACTTAATAGAGCTCGTCTTCAAATCAGTAACTCTTCTGATATCAGTTCTCCCGCAGCTACTTTCACCCATATCTGGGCAGAAGATAAAGGGGCTGATCTGGCAAAAGCCTTGAAGGAGAACAAAGGAACAAATATAAAAATAGAGCATGAAGGTGTGGATTTGGAATACAGAGGCTCTCGAAATGTATTGGGCTGGGTCGAAGGGACCGATCCCAATCTCAAAAATGAATACTTATTAGTCACGGCTCATTTTGACCATGTTGGAACAGGACCTTCGGGAGGGAGAGTTACAGAAACTGATTCTATTTTCAATGGAGCCAGAGATAATGCTATCGGTACTGTTTCTCTTATGACAACTGCAAAATTGCTCGCAGCCAATCCTCCTAAACGTTCCGTTTTGTTTTTAGCGGTAACTGGAGAGGAAATGGGCATGTTGGGAAGCTCCTATTATGCAAACAATCCCTTGCTGCCACTCAATACCATGGTCTTTAACCTAAATTGCGACGGTGCAGGCTATAATGATAAGACCCTGGTCTCTGTAGTCGGATTCAATCATGTGGATGTTGAACCCATTATCAAGCAAGGTGCTGAAAAGAATGGACTAATAGCCGCTGGCGATCCCGTTCCAGAGCAAAACCTTTACGATCGTTCTGACAATGTTTCTTTCGCCAGTAAAGGGATTCCCGCGATCAATGTAAGTCCGGGAACCAAAGCCTTCGACGCAGAGTTGATGAAATACTACCACCAGGTAGCTGATGAAGCAGAAAGCATTGATTTCGTATACATCTCAAAATTCGTAAAGTCTTTCGCAGAAATTGCCAGCATTCTGGCCAATTCCGATGAAACCCCTACATGGAGAGACGAAAGCAAGTACTTTAAAGCCGGTAAGGCTTTGTATGGGGAAGATTAA